Proteins co-encoded in one Bremerella sp. TYQ1 genomic window:
- a CDS encoding radical SAM protein, with protein MSTHHLHTQHQRTFEGNRFVYPVLSRRSKGLSIGVNLNPDKICNFDCIYCQVDRRTESEVRFVESDRYFHELEEMLDLCASGEIFQTAKFTETPEHLRRVNDIAFSGDGEPTTYKNFDELIERSAAIKRKHGLDDVKMVLITNATMFHRPHVQRGLEILDANQGEIWAKLDAGTENYYRTIERTKIPFQRVLDNLLLAAQARPIVIQSMFLKLLEQSPSAEEISAFCDRLNEITDGGGQIKLVQVYTVARRPAESIVSPLEDAEVDAIAQAVRDRTGLAAEVYYGSSDY; from the coding sequence ATGTCGACGCATCATCTACATACCCAGCACCAGCGAACGTTCGAGGGGAACCGGTTTGTTTATCCGGTCCTCTCTCGCCGGAGCAAAGGGTTGTCGATCGGCGTGAATCTGAACCCCGACAAAATCTGCAATTTCGATTGCATCTATTGTCAGGTCGATCGCCGCACCGAAAGCGAAGTCCGCTTCGTGGAAAGTGATCGCTACTTCCACGAGTTGGAAGAGATGCTCGACTTGTGTGCCTCGGGCGAGATCTTTCAGACCGCCAAGTTCACGGAAACGCCAGAGCATCTGCGGCGGGTGAACGATATCGCCTTCAGCGGCGACGGCGAGCCGACCACCTATAAAAACTTCGACGAACTAATCGAGCGGAGTGCGGCCATCAAGCGAAAGCATGGCCTCGACGATGTGAAGATGGTGCTGATTACCAATGCCACTATGTTCCATCGACCGCACGTGCAGCGGGGGCTCGAAATTCTGGACGCCAACCAAGGCGAGATCTGGGCCAAGCTCGATGCTGGGACGGAGAATTACTACCGCACCATCGAGCGTACCAAGATTCCCTTTCAGCGTGTGCTCGACAACTTGCTTCTCGCGGCTCAAGCACGTCCCATCGTCATTCAATCGATGTTCCTGAAACTGCTCGAGCAAAGTCCTTCGGCAGAAGAGATATCGGCATTCTGCGACCGCTTGAATGAGATCACCGACGGCGGCGGTCAAATCAAGCTCGTTCAGGTTTATACCGTCGCGCGTCGTCCGGCGGAATCGATTGTTTCACCGCTGGAAGACGCCGAAGTGGATGCCATTGCTCAAGCGGTACGCGATCGAACCGGCCTTGCGGCAGAAGTTTACTACGGTAGCTCGGACTATTAA
- the miaB gene encoding tRNA (N6-isopentenyl adenosine(37)-C2)-methylthiotransferase MiaB, whose amino-acid sequence MEKRLYIETVGCQMNMLDSELVVASLRKQGYVLTTKPEDADTLLFNTCSVRAQSENKTYSHLGMLRDLKEQNPEKVIGVMGCMAQNHQHKIFTRAPYVDLIVGPGQLHQIPTMIDKINNGEGKQIEVSLGRKDGTRDQITRSHESFDPLRDPEMRPTPFQAYVRIQIGCDKFCTYCIVPSVRGPEQGRSPEDILQECRHLAEHGTVEITLVGQTVNSYKAKDSSGKLWRLADLLTELQAIDGLERIKFVTNYPKDMTRELLESVRDLSKVSPYLHVPLQSGSDEVLKRMKRGYTVADYREMMERIREIVPGYAVSSDFIVGFCGETEEDFQKTVELVEECRFKNSFIFKYSEREGTRGAELFIDDIPHHVKQQRNNDLLAIQNRISLEDNQKLIGDTVHVLVEGPSKTAVKKADKGEASHATQLIGRTHCDRIVVFDGNPRQIGKILPVVVYDCHAHTLFGEVVTQECGPELFALG is encoded by the coding sequence ATGGAAAAACGTCTTTATATTGAAACCGTCGGTTGTCAGATGAACATGCTCGATAGCGAGCTCGTTGTGGCTTCGCTGCGTAAGCAAGGCTATGTCCTGACAACCAAGCCGGAAGATGCCGACACCCTGCTCTTCAACACGTGCAGCGTTCGTGCCCAGTCTGAAAACAAGACGTACAGTCACCTCGGCATGCTGCGGGATCTCAAAGAGCAGAACCCCGAAAAAGTTATCGGCGTGATGGGCTGCATGGCTCAGAACCATCAGCACAAAATCTTTACCCGCGCTCCTTATGTCGATCTGATCGTTGGCCCCGGGCAGCTGCATCAAATCCCAACGATGATCGACAAGATCAACAACGGCGAGGGCAAGCAGATCGAAGTCAGCCTGGGACGTAAGGATGGTACTCGCGATCAGATCACGCGAAGTCACGAAAGCTTCGATCCGCTGCGCGACCCTGAAATGCGACCGACGCCATTTCAGGCTTACGTCCGCATTCAGATCGGTTGCGACAAGTTTTGCACGTACTGCATCGTGCCGAGTGTTCGCGGACCGGAACAAGGACGTTCGCCGGAAGATATCCTCCAGGAATGCCGTCACCTGGCCGAGCATGGTACCGTCGAGATCACTCTCGTTGGGCAAACGGTTAACAGCTACAAAGCGAAAGACTCCAGCGGCAAGCTGTGGCGATTGGCCGATCTGTTGACCGAGCTTCAGGCCATCGACGGACTCGAGCGAATCAAGTTCGTCACCAACTATCCAAAGGATATGACGCGCGAACTGTTGGAATCGGTTCGCGATCTGAGCAAGGTTTCGCCCTACCTGCACGTGCCGTTGCAAAGTGGCTCGGACGAAGTGCTCAAGCGAATGAAGCGCGGCTATACAGTGGCCGACTATCGCGAGATGATGGAACGGATTCGCGAGATCGTCCCAGGCTATGCGGTCAGTAGCGACTTCATCGTCGGCTTCTGCGGCGAAACGGAAGAAGACTTCCAGAAGACCGTCGAGCTGGTCGAAGAATGTCGGTTCAAGAACAGCTTCATCTTCAAATACAGCGAACGAGAAGGGACCCGGGGCGCGGAGCTGTTCATCGACGACATCCCGCATCACGTGAAGCAGCAACGTAACAACGATCTGCTGGCAATTCAAAATCGGATTAGCCTGGAAGACAACCAAAAGCTGATCGGCGACACGGTTCATGTGCTCGTCGAAGGTCCCAGCAAAACGGCCGTTAAAAAGGCTGACAAGGGAGAGGCTTCGCACGCGACGCAGTTGATCGGACGAACCCACTGCGACCGAATTGTCGTGTTTGATGGCAATCCGCGTCAGATTGGCAAGATTTTGCCCGTGGTTGTGTACGACTGCCATGCCCACACGCTTTTTGGCGAAGTCGTTACGCAAGAGTGCGGTCCAGAACTGTTCGCTCTCGGTTAG
- a CDS encoding alkaline phosphatase family protein translates to MRCVLLLTILLLATTTSLSAAEKTKHVLLLGIDGCRFDAMTKAQTPNLDKLKANGIYSPTALILGDRYQKNDTISGPGWGSINTGVWADKHNVQGNQFKEPKFDKYPHFFHFVKQALPQAKTVSIINWTPIAKYIVSSADVSLDTAKGTSYAEADDDALAAALKELSEKEGPTAMMLYFGEVDEAGHAHGFHPAVPQYIAAIEHVDTLVGEVVNAIDKRTDEQWLIVVTSDHGGAGKGHGGGHKNPDILHSFLIVSGEGAEKGKFDNQVYIVDAVPTLLTYLGVDIDDAWELDGHPVGLKK, encoded by the coding sequence ATGCGCTGCGTTTTGCTGCTTACCATCTTGCTTTTGGCGACAACCACTTCGCTTTCGGCCGCCGAAAAAACGAAACATGTGCTTCTGCTGGGGATCGATGGGTGTCGCTTTGATGCCATGACGAAAGCCCAAACGCCGAATCTCGACAAGTTGAAAGCAAACGGGATTTACTCGCCGACGGCGCTGATCCTGGGAGACCGTTACCAGAAGAACGACACCATCAGTGGGCCAGGCTGGGGCAGCATTAACACCGGCGTTTGGGCCGACAAGCACAACGTGCAGGGGAATCAGTTCAAAGAGCCAAAGTTCGACAAGTACCCACACTTCTTCCACTTCGTGAAACAGGCCCTGCCGCAAGCCAAGACGGTTTCGATCATCAACTGGACGCCGATTGCGAAGTACATCGTTTCGTCCGCAGACGTTTCCCTGGATACCGCCAAGGGAACTTCGTATGCCGAAGCAGACGACGACGCACTGGCCGCGGCCTTGAAAGAGTTGAGCGAGAAAGAGGGCCCCACGGCAATGATGTTGTACTTCGGTGAAGTGGACGAAGCAGGCCATGCCCATGGCTTTCACCCCGCGGTGCCACAGTACATTGCCGCGATCGAACATGTCGATACGCTTGTGGGCGAAGTGGTCAACGCGATCGACAAACGCACCGACGAACAATGGTTGATTGTCGTAACCAGCGATCACGGCGGAGCTGGCAAGGGACATGGTGGCGGTCACAAAAACCCTGACATCCTGCACAGCTTTTTGATTGTCAGTGGCGAAGGAGCCGAGAAAGGGAAGTTCGACAATCAGGTCTACATCGTCGATGCCGTGCCGACGCTGTTAACTTATTTGGGTGTCGATATCGACGACGCGTGGGAACTTGACGGTCATCCAGTTGGCTTGAAGAAGTAG
- a CDS encoding MarR family winged helix-turn-helix transcriptional regulator yields MLRYDFEDSLGYWVFSVAHMMTRAMNDELGKLGITYRQWEVLCWLSYMGEITQSELADQMRIEAPTLVGVIDRMERDGWIVRETDPNDRRKKIIRATEKVEPMWEQMVNCAKSVRAKALRDVPPDDVQRVKSTLATIRGNLISELPGNTIPAEPIGQKQPTESR; encoded by the coding sequence ATGCTCCGTTACGACTTCGAAGATAGTTTGGGCTACTGGGTCTTCAGTGTTGCCCACATGATGACTCGCGCGATGAACGACGAGTTAGGCAAACTTGGCATCACCTACCGACAGTGGGAAGTGCTTTGCTGGCTTTCTTACATGGGCGAGATCACTCAAAGCGAACTAGCCGACCAAATGCGCATCGAAGCGCCAACGTTGGTCGGTGTGATCGACCGCATGGAACGCGATGGCTGGATCGTTCGCGAGACCGATCCCAATGACCGCCGTAAAAAGATCATCCGTGCCACCGAAAAAGTGGAACCGATGTGGGAACAGATGGTCAACTGCGCCAAAAGCGTTCGTGCGAAGGCCTTGCGAGACGTCCCACCCGACGACGTCCAACGCGTAAAATCGACGCTGGCCACCATTCGTGGCAATTTGATTTCCGAGCTGCCGGGGAATACCATCCCAGCAGAGCCAATCGGTCAAAAACAGCCGACAGAATCGCGATAA
- a CDS encoding S1 RNA-binding domain-containing protein: MEPTPQNPEAAAADASAPENTPAPAETPAADSSDTDADGDKKKVLIGSQRDPKPVETKRQPPKPKRPSQPKPQADDDDPTKIPDDISETLADAPQEEGEPDYRLPVEGGKVHVPNRRETMDDIEAELEAAFGDKSIDDVMTNQTPAPAAVRLDEGDRVTATVIRVHREDVFFDLPQGNQGIASIRNFVATPSVGDKMEVSIGEFNGGQRLYEVGIPGASTSVQDWGDIKEGIIVDAVVDGVNKGGLECAVGTARGFIPASQVATYHVKDLEEFKGRKMQCLVTEANPEKRNLVLSARAVAEKLAEDNKKEVLGSLTVGQIREGTVTRIQDFGAFVDLGGIDGLVHVSQISWDRVSHPSDVLAEGQAVKVKVTKMDPETGKIGLSIRDTMENPWQKVAQEFAVGKVVPGKVTKLMDFGAFVEVAPGIEGLVHVSEVSYARISRVSSVLKVGEDVEVKVLSIDQAKRRISLSIKATQPPPADSRQGGRRKDEVETDIDRELSVKKKSNQPLKGGITNDQSEGSKFGLKW; this comes from the coding sequence GTGGAACCCACCCCCCAAAATCCTGAAGCTGCGGCTGCTGATGCTTCCGCCCCTGAGAACACCCCAGCACCCGCGGAAACGCCTGCCGCTGATTCCAGCGACACGGATGCCGACGGCGATAAGAAGAAGGTGCTCATCGGTTCGCAGCGAGATCCGAAGCCCGTCGAAACGAAGCGACAGCCGCCCAAGCCAAAACGTCCTTCGCAGCCAAAGCCACAAGCGGACGACGACGATCCAACAAAAATTCCGGACGACATTTCCGAAACGCTTGCCGACGCTCCTCAAGAAGAAGGCGAACCAGACTATCGCCTTCCAGTTGAAGGGGGCAAAGTGCATGTGCCCAATCGCCGCGAAACGATGGACGACATCGAAGCGGAACTGGAAGCAGCGTTCGGCGATAAATCGATCGACGACGTGATGACCAACCAGACCCCAGCTCCGGCGGCCGTCCGTTTGGACGAAGGCGATCGCGTGACCGCGACCGTCATTCGCGTGCATCGCGAAGATGTCTTCTTCGACCTCCCGCAAGGGAATCAGGGGATTGCTTCGATCCGCAACTTTGTCGCGACTCCTTCGGTGGGCGACAAGATGGAAGTTTCCATCGGCGAATTCAACGGCGGACAGCGACTGTACGAAGTGGGCATCCCTGGTGCTTCGACCAGCGTGCAAGACTGGGGCGACATCAAGGAAGGGATCATTGTCGACGCCGTCGTCGATGGCGTGAACAAGGGTGGCTTGGAGTGTGCCGTCGGTACTGCTCGCGGCTTTATCCCTGCCAGCCAGGTCGCCACGTACCACGTGAAGGACTTGGAAGAGTTCAAAGGCCGCAAGATGCAATGCCTCGTCACGGAGGCCAATCCTGAGAAACGCAACCTGGTTCTCAGTGCTCGTGCGGTGGCGGAAAAGCTGGCCGAGGACAACAAGAAGGAAGTGCTCGGTAGCTTGACGGTCGGTCAAATTCGCGAAGGCACGGTAACTCGCATCCAAGACTTCGGAGCGTTCGTCGATCTGGGCGGCATCGATGGCTTGGTGCATGTCAGCCAAATCAGTTGGGATCGCGTTTCGCACCCGTCCGACGTCCTTGCCGAAGGTCAGGCCGTCAAAGTCAAAGTCACCAAGATGGATCCTGAGACCGGCAAGATCGGTCTTTCCATTCGCGACACCATGGAAAACCCATGGCAGAAAGTGGCCCAGGAATTTGCTGTCGGCAAAGTTGTCCCTGGTAAAGTCACCAAGCTGATGGACTTCGGGGCGTTTGTCGAAGTCGCTCCTGGCATCGAAGGTCTCGTTCACGTCAGCGAAGTGAGCTATGCCCGAATCAGCCGTGTTTCCAGCGTGTTGAAGGTCGGCGAAGACGTTGAAGTGAAAGTCCTCAGCATCGATCAGGCCAAACGACGTATCAGCCTCTCGATCAAAGCGACCCAGCCGCCACCGGCCGATTCGCGTCAGGGTGGTCGCCGTAAGGACGAAGTCGAAACCGATATCGATCGTGAACTGTCGGTCAAGAAGAAGTCGAACCAGCCACTCAAGGGTGGCATCACCAACGACCAAAGCGAAGGTTCCAAGTTCGGCTTGAAGTGGTAA
- a CDS encoding NADPH-dependent FMN reductase, giving the protein MSRPKILAFAGSARRDSFNKKLVRIAARGAEEAGAEVTLLDLADFPLPLYDGDLEAEQGIPENAKALKELFLAHQGLLLSCPEYNSSITPLLKNTIDWVSRPFEGEQPLAAYKNKICALMSASPGGLGGLRGLVHVRAILQNIGVIVLPKQMAISQANNAFADDGSLNDSKQQETILSLGKSVFEFVDMWR; this is encoded by the coding sequence ATGAGTCGACCGAAGATCCTTGCTTTCGCAGGCAGTGCCCGCCGCGATTCGTTCAATAAAAAGCTGGTGCGAATTGCTGCTCGCGGTGCGGAAGAAGCGGGGGCAGAAGTGACGCTGCTAGATCTCGCTGACTTTCCCCTGCCGTTGTACGACGGCGACTTGGAAGCGGAGCAAGGGATTCCGGAGAACGCGAAAGCTCTCAAAGAACTCTTTCTGGCCCATCAGGGACTTTTGCTCTCGTGTCCGGAATACAACAGTTCCATCACGCCGCTACTGAAGAATACGATCGATTGGGTCTCGCGCCCCTTCGAAGGTGAGCAACCATTGGCCGCCTATAAGAACAAAATATGCGCACTGATGAGCGCTTCGCCTGGGGGCCTTGGTGGGCTTCGCGGCTTGGTCCACGTGCGTGCTATCTTGCAGAATATCGGCGTGATTGTGCTCCCTAAGCAGATGGCTATTTCGCAGGCTAATAATGCGTTTGCTGATGATGGGTCGCTTAACGATTCAAAACAGCAAGAAACGATTCTTTCTTTAGGGAAATCGGTATTCGAGTTTGTTGATATGTGGCGATAA
- a CDS encoding CDGSH iron-sulfur domain-containing protein, which yields MSETKIRIRDNGPFLVEGPVTLEDSEGNSYTIDKPSIALCRCGASDNKPFCDGKHKHCGFTSEDRANSA from the coding sequence ATGTCTGAAACGAAGATTCGCATCCGTGATAATGGTCCATTTTTGGTCGAAGGCCCAGTGACGTTGGAGGACTCGGAAGGGAACTCCTACACGATCGACAAACCTTCGATCGCCCTCTGCCGCTGTGGTGCTTCTGACAACAAGCCGTTCTGCGACGGCAAGCACAAGCATTGCGGATTTACTTCCGAAGATCGCGCCAACTCGGCCTAA